Proteins encoded in a region of the Salminus brasiliensis chromosome 2, fSalBra1.hap2, whole genome shotgun sequence genome:
- the creld2 gene encoding cysteine-rich with EGF-like domain protein 2, which yields MLLSETVSLLLSLILVLAVGSGSSKEARDLCPTCTQIVENFNKGFERTANKNFGGGNTAWEERKLSKYETSEIRLVEILEGLCDSSSFECNHMVEEHEEHFETWWFKRKTKHPDLLKWFCIETIQVCCPKGTFGPDCNTCVGGAERPCHGNGRCDGDGTRGGNGKCSCNLGYEGEFCLDCAERYFSEERNDTFSLCKECHQSCTRCSGATAQDCEECREGWEEDQEGACIDVNECSGDPSPCKDQEYCLNTDGSYTCNVCDSRCSGCKGPGPANCLACSEGYKDEEGTCTDVNECELPDAVCAEEHQECVNTKGSYKCQCESGFQEEDGVCVQQPEPEESQEEPASDPEDSTTTTTTDKVTEHEDL from the exons ATGCTGCTCTCTGAAACAGTCAGTCTGCTCCTCAGTCTGATCTTAGTCTTAGCTGTTGGGTCTGGCAGCTCCAAGGAGGCCAGAGATCTGTGTCCAACCTGCACGCAGATCGTGGAGAATTTTAACAAG GGCTTCGAGAGGACTGCCAATAAAAACTTTGGTGGTGGGAACACTGCATGGGAGGAAAGAAAACTGTCCAAATATGAGACCAG TGAGATTCGGCTGGTGGAGATTCTGGAGGGCTTGTGTGACAGCAGCAGTTTTGAGTGTAATCACATGGTAGAAGAACATGAGGAGCATTTTGAGACCTGGTGGTTCAAAAG GAAAACGAAGCATCCAGACCTGCTGAAATGGTTTTGCATCGAAACCATCCAGGTCTGCTGTCCCAAAGGAACCTTCGGACCAGACTGTAACA CGTGTGTAGGAGGAGCTGAAAGACCTTGCCACGGCAACGGTAGATGTGACGGTGATGGGACGAGGGGAGGAAACGGGAAGTGCTCTTGTAACCTTGGATATGAAGGAGAGTTTTGTCTGGATTGTGCAGAGAGATACTTCAGCGAGGAGAGGAACGACACCTTCTCTTTGTGTAAAG AGTGCCACCAGTCTTGTACACGCTGCTCCGGAGCCACTGCTCAGGACTGTGAGGAGTGCAGGGAAGGTTGGGAGGAAGACCAGGAAGGAGCATGCATTG ACGTCAACGAGTGCTCCGGCGATCCCTCCCCGTGCAAAGACCAGGAGTACTGCCTGAACACTGATGGATCTTACACCTGCAATG TGTGTGATAGCAGATGTTCAGGCTGCAAAGGCCCAGGACCTGCAAACTGCCTGGCCTGCTCTGAGGGCTACAAGGACGAAGAGGGCACCTGCACAG ACGTGAACGAGTGCGAGCTGCCGGATGCAGTGTGCGCGGAGGAACACCAGGAGTGCGTCAACACTAAGGGCAGCTACAAGTGTCAGTGCGAAAGTGGCTTTCAGGAGGAAGATGGAGTCTGTGTTCAGCAGCCAGAACCAG AGGAGAGTCAGGAAGAGCCTGCCTCTGACCCTGAGgattccaccaccaccaccaccaccgacAAGGTAACAGAACATGAGGACCTGTGA